The sequence below is a genomic window from Macadamia integrifolia cultivar HAES 741 chromosome 1, SCU_Mint_v3, whole genome shotgun sequence.
TGCCCAAGAATCGCTGCAATGTGTAATGGAGTCTCCACCGTAGCAACACTTCTGTCAAGCATAAGTGGATCTTCTTGAAGCAATTCCAGCAAGGAAATTGCATTTCCCTCCATTGCTGCTTCATAAAGCCTTCTCtccatattctctctctctctctctctctctctctctctcaagattTTTACTCTTTGCCGAAATTGCTGATTACTGCCGTAGTAGTTCTATAATGAGTCGACCTGCACATGTATATATAAAATGAAGGAATCTTATCAATTGATTCAACATGATAAGTCAAAAGCCTGGGAAGAAAGTTCAAAATGACTTTTTCTCAAGAAAAAGTCAACAGTTTGTgtgagacttgagagataaggattggtgggtcaaaCAAAACGGCAAACAAATCCCACACgcggatgcaataggaccaatgATGTGATGCCAAGCTCAAAAACGTTACGTTAAAGTAGAGGCAATTATTATCACTCTCTTATACTCACCTACTATTTTAATATTCCTGAGGAGTTCCgtatattttgaatttctttgaATTTGAATCCGTACCTAATCTTCTACGTAAGCATTCAACACCTATCCcttcatttatgttttttttttttaagagtagGGTTGTCAATTTTAAGCCCGCATCGGTAGGCCCAAtcgagcccgacacatttatgtCCCGACCTAGATCGACcaaattaataaatgtgttatTCGGTGCAGCCACCTAGCTCGACGGTAGCTCGATcggcccaacacatttataaacCCGATTTGAACCCACTCCTTTaagcccgacccctttaatagtacttacattttttttttttaataatatttgtATTTAGTCCTAAGGGTATGTgacatgtacaatggagatggtggtaattgttatatgaacatttatattttttatgcatagtttaattgatttgaacttactaaacttGGATTATGTAGgcataatttaattgatttgagtttcgtgggttaaagatcaagtactttagtaatttagttactttgtgcatctttggcttaattcatCTTAACTATAGGGTCTTTTTTCTTTACTATGCTCATCTTTGTCTCATTTTATTAGCAATCCTCTTTCAGCACATTTGAGAGACTAATTTTAAAGAGGAGtcatttaaagcccgtttaaagttaaataggtctataaccCGGTTAAGACCCGATTAAGGCCTGTTTATGGTAGCTTGATTAAGGCCCAACCGACCCAATTATTAATCGTACCATGTTCGTGCCAACTAAGCCCATTTAGCTAAATGGACGTTCACGTTGCAGCCTTAGAAATTGGCCGAGCTCAAATAGGCCAGACCGAGACTGGCCCGACTCGATTATTAATCGTACCATGTCCGTGCTAGCTAAGCCTATTTAGCTAAATGGACGTTCATGGTGCAGCCCTAGAAATTGGCCAAGCCCGACTGGTCCGATCGTGATCGGCCCAGCCGATCCTACCTCTTGACACCCTGACGACGGGGATCCAGGCCTTTTAGCCTGACTAGTCCGcgggcccatactaaccccacaatcgtatggaccgggtcataccggggttgaatgagaaccatatAACTTTCAATGAAAGCAGcgaaaaacactaaacacccccgtgtgagtgacccaaagaaaatgagaggagtCGAACTGAGTTTCTGTGTCTGAGCACAAAGGTCATACtaccttttattttataaaaaaacaaCAATGTTCCTGCTAAGAGGATGATGCTCCCATGGTGAAACTGAGCCTCTAAAGATGAAACTGACTACATTCTAACAGTCTGATAACAAAACTCAACCAGATATTTCTGGAATTCCCTTCTAAGAGGTTACTGTAATGTCCTGGGAAGGCGAATTCATCAGCAACATCTTCAAGGATGAATCCAAAAACTCTCCAAATTAATTATTTCTCCAAAATGCTCAAACAACCTAACTTTCAAAGTCGTTGAAGTGCCAAACATTTTGTCTCCCAGAATGCATGAAATAAATTAAGATAGATTTCTTCTTTCCGTCCTTAACTGCACCTAATTAAGCTTCCCAAACTTCTATGACATTATGTCTCTCTTCTCTATCCCCCTAGAAGATCTGTGAGCAAGGCCTTCCATTTCTCTTAACTTGTTAATTATCTCCTGCTCAACACCTTCAAAGGTGACCGCGGTTTGGACAATTAAAGCTTGCAAAGACATGAATGCATACCATGCACTACAGCTACATAAATCACCAAACATTTTAATCTATCTACActtctaaggctgtgtttggtagtcatcaaGATAGACGTTTCTGGCGTTTTTTTCGTTCCatggcaataaaaaaaaaaaatggaaataaagagtTTGGTGTCAATTTGGTGTTTTCGGTTGTTTTGGaacgaaaagggaaaaataaatgcTAAAAACGCAAAATGATAGAACGACAAAAACTTTGTTCCGTCATTTCggttttgttcaaaaaaaaaaaaaaaagtgaacaactaggtAATCATCTCTGAAACAGGTTCACtgaacactatttttttttgttttaaaatgatattttgacacaaaaactgaaaattttatttttgatacaAATCGTCGTTTCTGGAACTAAATGACTACAAAACGCAGCCTAACAATATATGTTACTAtacttttcaaatttaaaatttatttttatttttcaaatttaaaatttatttttatttttcaaatcaaaaggattgattggtgtcaatttggtgtttttggctttttttttctaacgaaaagagaaaaataaacgctaaaaacgcaaaatgatggaacaacaaaaaccttgttccgtcattttggtttcgttccaaatacaaCAAAAGCGAACAACTAGGATAATCGTttctgaaacaggttcaccgaacaccatattttttgttttaaaacagggcattttgacacaataactgaaaattttgttttttacatGAAACGTCGTTTCTAAAACTAAATGACTACAAAACGCAGCCTAACAATATTTGGTAATATACTTtgcaaatttaaaatttatttttattttaatatttcaaatcaaaaggattCGATTGCTGATACAACCTCATCAGCGCCCCTCCCCCCCCTCCCATAGGAAACATTTCCactaaaaatgagaaaatgttCCCTAAACCCCCCCCCAACCACCCAACCGATACTATTTTCTCAAATTACCGTTCATAAGACAAGGGAAAAAGGTTCTCTAAGCTGTTGGGCACTGTCTATTTCTCGTACTCCAACATGAGATGATTTTTCTATCCTCTCATATTTGATATCATTCTGTTCTATCGCACCTCATTAGTGTGCTCCTCTTTGTCCTCTATACTTTTTTCTCAGAGAACTTTCGGTGGAGAACCTAAAAGGATGGTGACCATTTCAATGACTGCTATATATGATGTATCCCACTAATTAATAGGGAAGAAAGCTTTAGTATATCAATTGCATTACTATCTATAATCCTTTCTAAGATGATGATACTCCCAAATTATATGAATAGAGAGACGaagataattaattaagagaagAAAGCAGGAATTAATTTGTTGTGAAGGCTTGTTAAAATATCATATTAAGAATATATTACAAGTACTGATACCAAATCTTTGGCAGCTAATGTAGATGGCTATAGATATAGCAACTTGTTCTTTTAGATGGGTACATTATAGAAATAGGGAGGAGAATGTAATATTTAGGAGACTTAAACTCGAGACCTCCTCGTAAATGTGGGCTTAGTACATACACCACAacctcaccaactacgctagccagttttttattttttaggtataGCAACTTCACGAAAGAGCCTAATCATGTTTTGATTCCGATCAATCTCAAAAAGTTATTTTGAGGATTTTCCCAATAGAATCCTTGCAGAAGAGTAGGCAATAAATTACAGCCTAAGAGAAtgtaaatcatcaatgcatgctTCCCCATCCACTCCAACCCTTTTGTTGGCCACCGATACCCGAACACATCAACCGGAGCATAAAACGCGATGAAGAGAACACCTGCGGCACTTGTTGTGTTACACATGTAGCTAAAACTGTAAAGATTCTTGTTACCATGAATTCCCAAACAATCTAAGACAATACCAATGACTAAAAGACTAACTGCAGGGATCGTCCAATTCAATATCCTTTCCTTGTGACCTCTAAAATGTACAATTACATGTCCATAATGTAGCCCTATCAAGCAAGTAACAATGGCCATAATGGAACCTAAGAGTCCTTCAGGATCAAATGGAGCTTGACACCATGGAGGAGCATCAGGAGGAAGAGGACCATATCTTGGCGATTTAACACTACATTGCTTAGTCCTTGCAAAGGTTGGTCTTATATACAAATGATTGATACCCAGGATCTTCCGATCAATCATTCCGACGGCATTGCAAGCAGGTCCGGTATCGCCTCTTACACCACACTTTACTAAGAATGTCTTTGtcacagatgatgaagaagaagaagaagaacctccACTTGGAATTTGATACTCCCAGTCTGGTACATATAAACCATATAACAAGCTTAGGTATATTACGGTAATCACAAAACCAGCAATCCAATGGAATTGATATTTCACCAACAATGACAATTCTGAGTCAACTTCTCTATCTCCCTTGAACCAAATCTCACATAGAGCTGTAAAAATATAAGCAATTGCAATTCTCTGCAAAGTACCCATAAATCTGATTCTTTTAAAATCAACACCATAAGTAAGATCATTGATGCCATGGAAGTAACCTCCTTGGAGTATAAGGCCTAGTATTATCAATTTCAGTGTCCTAAGTAGAGCCGCCTTAGTTGCTACACACTTATTTGGCAATCTTTTATACATTAATGCAATGGCAACTCCTACAATGAATAAGAAAAATGGAACAACAAAATCTGCAAGGTTTACACCGTTCCATGGTGAGTGACTAATCACCGGAAGGATTCCACCGAGGTGATCGACAAAAATCATCAACGCCACTGTGAATCCACGGAAAACATCAAGGGAAACAACACGTTGCGACTTCTTGAAagctccttctcctcctctgccACTAGGTgtgagtttcttctttggaCTGTCTTGTATTTCTATCTCCATGAATATGTTTTCCCTATTGGTGAAAGGATTCTTACTTGCTTGTTCTTCCATTCCTACCTAATATTTATTATGTAATAATCAACCAAGAATATTTCAAGAAAAGAGCATCTACTAAGACCAGATAATCTGTGGCCACCTCTTCTGCTGCCACTTCTCATTGTCAAGGAAAGCATGCCCAGATGTTCTTCTTTCATGTTTTCTCTTCATTGCAGAAATCTCCTTGAACCCTTATGATTCCTCCATCTCTTACTGGTAATAGGATGCAAACTGCATTAACAAAAGACTAATTAATCAAGAAAATATGAGATGTGGGATTCTTGCAAGACTCAGAACATATAAACTgcattctttttctctccttttaaaAGAGGTGCATGGCATGAtagggaaaggaagagataaGAGAAAATAGATTCACCTCATTGTCATGGTAGGAACTGGGTTGCCTTCAccatccaaaaacaaaaaagcaaaggaaagagaATCTGAATTGGATTGACAAGGAAGAGAAAATATTGCAGGAAAATCAGGAACAAG
It includes:
- the LOC122079724 gene encoding heparan-alpha-glucosaminide N-acetyltransferase-like; this translates as MEEQASKNPFTNRENIFMEIEIQDSPKKKLTPSGRGGEGAFKKSQRVVSLDVFRGFTVALMIFVDHLGGILPVISHSPWNGVNLADFVVPFFLFIVGVAIALMYKRLPNKCVATKAALLRTLKLIILGLILQGGYFHGINDLTYGVDFKRIRFMGTLQRIAIAYIFTALCEIWFKGDREVDSELSLLVKYQFHWIAGFVITVIYLSLLYGLYVPDWEYQIPSGGSSSSSSSSVTKTFLVKCGVRGDTGPACNAVGMIDRKILGINHLYIRPTFARTKQCSVKSPRYGPLPPDAPPWCQAPFDPEGLLGSIMAIVTCLIGLHYGHVIVHFRGHKERILNWTIPAVSLLVIGIVLDCLGIHGNKNLYSFSYMCNTTSAAGVLFIAFYAPVDVFGYRWPTKGLEWMGKHALMIYILLGCNLLPTLLQGFYWENPQNNFLRLIGIKT